One window from the genome of Cryptomeria japonica chromosome 6, Sugi_1.0, whole genome shotgun sequence encodes:
- the LOC131876665 gene encoding uncharacterized protein LOC131876665: MVCTRPDIAHVVGVVSRYMSNPGLEHWNAVKWVLRLQKVVALSTTEAEYVAATEVFVVLEISKDRFMTLVREGALQIYKENIQYVQYFKKHMDMLHPKEIEALVQYMQKIKLKDSEVLPPRTGEKGTCEQ; encoded by the exons ATGGTATGCacaagaccggatattgcacatgttgttggagttGTAAGCAGGTATATGAGTAATCCCGGATTGGAGCATTGGAATGCAGTAAAATGGGTtctcag GTTACAAaaggtggttgctttatccaccacGGAGGCAGAGTATGTAGCCGCAACAGAG GTTTTTGTTGTCTTGGAGATCTCTAAAGACAGATTCATGACCTTGGTTCGTGAGGGTGCTCTGCAGATTTACAAGGAAAATATCCAATATGTCCAGTACTTCAAGAAACATATGGATATGTTGCATCCGAAGGAGATCGAGGCCTTGGTTCAATACATGCAAAAGATCAAACTTAAAGATTCAGAGGTGCTTCCCCCTAGAACTGGGGAGAAAGGCACATGCGAACAGTGA